The Shewanella japonica genome has a window encoding:
- a CDS encoding phosphotransferase enzyme family protein, translating into MVEFIRQTILPLYGITDENASIAPLGNGHINQTFLVRWSTGQLVLQQINTTVFTEPDVLIDNAAKVSHHLIQKSTLGEYQLDVISPVVLKDGRLSVDLGDRGYWRAISYLANSHTIEVVTNTEQAEMAASAFGHFAFALSDLDANSLVDVIPNFLNLPQRIEQLKQAIAEDNVGRLEHCKPWADFVLSQQALFAELEQIESQLPLRVCHNDTKINNMLFDKRDMSSMAVIDIDTCMKGYLMYDFGDMVRAFCSPEEEDSTALDKVVARPEIIAAATQAYTDQLAAILTPLEKRSLWLGIKVMALMLGSRFLTDHLNGDVYFGIHREGHNLDRAANQLTVYKSLVAQEAQLMTLFE; encoded by the coding sequence GTGGTGGAGTTTATTAGGCAAACAATTTTGCCTTTGTATGGAATTACTGATGAAAATGCCAGTATTGCCCCGTTAGGCAATGGCCATATTAACCAAACCTTTTTGGTGAGATGGTCTACAGGGCAACTTGTGCTACAGCAAATTAATACTACTGTGTTTACCGAGCCAGACGTATTAATCGATAATGCGGCAAAAGTCAGTCATCACCTAATACAAAAGTCCACTCTTGGTGAGTATCAACTTGATGTCATTTCGCCTGTTGTATTAAAAGATGGTCGCTTATCTGTCGACCTTGGTGATAGAGGTTACTGGCGCGCCATTAGCTACTTAGCTAACAGCCATACGATTGAAGTCGTCACCAATACTGAGCAAGCTGAAATGGCGGCCAGTGCTTTTGGTCACTTCGCTTTTGCATTAAGTGACTTAGATGCCAACAGCCTAGTCGATGTTATTCCCAACTTTTTAAACTTACCGCAACGTATCGAGCAGCTTAAACAAGCCATTGCCGAAGATAACGTTGGCAGGCTTGAGCATTGTAAGCCTTGGGCTGACTTTGTGCTTTCTCAGCAGGCACTTTTCGCAGAGCTTGAACAAATAGAAAGCCAATTACCGCTGCGTGTTTGCCATAACGATACCAAAATCAACAACATGCTATTCGATAAACGTGACATGTCGAGCATGGCAGTTATTGATATCGACACCTGCATGAAAGGCTACTTAATGTATGACTTTGGTGATATGGTGCGCGCGTTTTGCTCGCCAGAGGAAGAAGACTCAACAGCACTTGATAAGGTCGTTGCTCGTCCTGAAATCATTGCTGCAGCCACCCAAGCGTATACCGACCAATTAGCTGCAATTTTAACCCCGCTAGAAAAACGTAGTTTGTGGTTAGGCATAAAGGTAATGGCGTTAATGCTAGGGTCGCGCTTTTTAACCGATCACTTAAATGGCGATGTGTATTTTGGTATTCATCGCGAAGGCCATAACCTCGACAGAGCTGCCAACCAGTTAACCGTATACAAAAGCTTAGTTGCACAAGAAGCGCA